The window TGCGTAAGCTAGACGAGCCCAAATTGGGCGATGTGTTTGTGGATTTCGTAGCTGGAGCCATGGCGCATCGTCGTAAATTTGGCGGTGGACGTGGCGAAGCTATTGCCAAAGCTGTAGGCATTAAGGGTGCAGAATTGCCGAGCGTGATTGATGCCACAGCAGGACTTGGTCGAGATGCGTTTGTTTTAGCTTCTATCGGTTGCCAAGTGCGTTTAGTGGAGCGTCATCCGGTAGTATATTTACTATTGCAGGATGGCCTCAATCGAGCCTATCAGGATGCAGAAATAGGCGAAATGATGCAACAAAATATGCGTTTACTAGATGTTCATCATATTGCCGAACTTGATCCACAAACCGAGAGTGCCGATGTGGTGTATTTAGACCCAATGTATCCACACAAGCAAAAATCCGCTCTAGTCAAAAAAGAAATGCGTGTATTCCAACATTTGGTTGGTGCCGACTTGGATGCTGATGAGCTCTTGACACCTGCGCTACAATTAGCCCTTAAACGTGTGGTGGTAAAACGTCCTGATTATGCGGAGTTTTTAGCGCAAAAAGCCCCCCATGTCAGTCGTGAAACCAAAAACCACCGCTTTGATATCTATATGGGGGAAGCACAATGTTAAAAGAAAGTGCCATTGTGATGAGCTATGATGCGGAAACTGGTCTTGCTAAAGTGAAATGTCAGTCACAAAGTGCTTGTGGGGCTTGCTCGGCTAGAGAAGCCTGTGGAACAGCCTCCCTTTCTGAACTCAATGGAAAACGGGGCGAGCATATCTTCACGCTAGAAACCATCACGCCACTGCGCACGGGTCAAATGGTGGAGATCGGTCTAGAAGAGAAATCTATGCTTTTCTCCGCACTATTAATGTATATTGTGCCACTTTTCACTCTATTGATTGCAACATTACTTTCCAACTATATCAGTGAAAATGAACTTATCCGTGCGATTTTAATCTTTATGTTGACCGCACTTTCCTTTGTCATGGTTAAACGTTACACCCGAAAACTTGGCCAACAAACGGAATTTCAACCTGTATTGTTGAGAGTATTGTCCTAAATAAAAAGAACGGTTAAAAACAATTAAATTTTCAACCGCTCTTTTGTACTTTAAGCTTATTACTACTCGAAAGGCCTACATAAAGATGTAGGCTTTTCTATTAAGATAATAATCTTTGTACTAAAGAAGTATAAATATTAACCCCAGTAAGTAATTGATTTTCATCAAAATCGAATTCAGCTTCATGATGACCTGCTGTGCGATCTGCACCAAGAATGAAGTAAATAGCTTTGCCCCCATGTTCTTGTACACGTCTACCTAAAATTGTCGCATCTTCACTTGCATTGAAAGCATAATCTGAATTTACGTTATTTATTTGTGGTTGTTCAAGGGATATTTCTTCGATGAGTTTTATAAGTTCAACATCGTTATTCATATCCACTGCTTCACCTACAATTTCAGTTTCATACGCTACATCAAAACTTATGGAGATACCTTTGGCTATTTGCATGACTTGTTCAGTCATGTATTCATTAATTGCTTTATTTTCTCCCCGCACTTCTAATTGTAATTCAGCAGAGGATGGAATGACATTTCGTCCTTCACCCGCTTTTAGCACCCCTACATTAATTCTTGTCATGCCTTCACCATGGCGTGCAATACCATGAAGTTGAGTGACTGTATGCGCTGCAGCTAATAAAGCATTACGACCTAAATGAGGGGCAGCACCTGCATGTGCAGGTTTACCTTTATAGCGAATATCAATTTTTGTAGTGGAAAGAAAATTTCTTGGATTAGCAATAACTGTGCCTGTATTCGCACAAAAACTAATGTGTGAAGAAGCAAAATAATCTGCATCATCAATTATGCCACTTTGTGCAATAGCTGCTGCACCTCGAACACCTTCTTCTGCTGGTTGGAATACAATTTTTACTTTTCCAGTGAGTTTATCTTTGTTCTGAGCGATCCATAATGCAACACCTAAACCTATTGTAATATGTGAATCATGTCCACAAGCATGCATAAAACCATCGTTAATTGAGGCAAAACCTTCTTTATTTGGAATATGCTCGGATGAGCGAGTTTCCGTTACATTTACACAGTCGATATCAAAACGCAACGCGATGGTTTTTCCTGGTTTACCTGAATCAAATAATGCCACACAACCAGTGTACCCTTCCATTTTTTCGAGCCATTTTTCATTGGCTCCATAGGCTTTTGCATTAGCTAAACCTTTATCTACTAAGGCTTTTTTTCGTCCACGAACAAAGTCTGGATTTATAATTTGTTTGCCAAGAAAAATTTCAAAACAACCTAAGCCTTCCAAGTAATCCGCAATGCGAGAAGTTGTCCAAAATTCACTCCAACCAATTTCTGGAAAACGATGAAATTCACGCCGCCATTTAACAAGTTGATTTAAATCTAAGTTCATTTTTTCTCCTTTAAAAGTCTATAAAAACAGACCGCACTTAAATAAAGTGCGACCAATTTTTTACTATTTCTACAACATAAATAATGCTAAGAATAAAACAGCAAGTATCATGCCTGGTGCGGTACGTTTTACCATTTCTACTGGGCTTACCATCGCAAGGCCTGCACAAACAATGGTTACACCTGCAATTGGTGAAGCTGTACGACCAATTGCACCAGCAATAGCTGCTGCCATACCAAGATTTACGTGAGTGTAGCCGAGTTCTACAGCATGTGGCGTGACGGCAGTATTAAAGGCAATCGCTGCTGCATCGCCAGAGCCTGTAATTAAGCCCATTAAGAATGGTCCAATTGTTGCACCCCAACGCACAAATTCGTTGGATTCTTTTAAGAAAGAAATTGCAGCATCAACTGCGCCCGTAGATTTTAATCCTGCTACAAATACACTAGCTGCAATGATGATACCAAGTACGTTTGCATAAGAATTTCCCATACCATTGAAAAATTCTTCAGTGATTTTTACTGGGGAAATGCGAGTTACTATAATGCCGTAAATTGCGCCAATAAGCATCGCTTGAGGAACGCCCATCTTAGTCCATTCAAGACCCGGCACTTGTTGTAATGACGTTCCACCAATTACTAAAATAACTAATGGTATTAATGGTGCAAGGGCATAAAGTACATTGACGCCTTCAACAACTTTAATTTCACTTTCTTTTTGTTCTGCAAAATAAGCTTTACTATGTTGTTCACCATAATCTTTAAAAACAAGCGCAAGAATTGTCAAAACAACAGCACCTATTGCTCCCGCAATCATACTATATGGCGCATGTGAAAGGTTTACTTGAGTGATAGTTAAGCCTGACATTTCACTAATCATTGCTGAGTGAGAAGAACCCGGGCTCATCATTGATCCAAAAGTCCCTGCTAAAATAGCTGCACCAGCAGTAGCTGGTCGAACACCCGCACTTTTTAAAACAGGAATTAATGTTGCACCAACCGCAGCTGCACAACCAGCAGCAGAAGGAATAGCAATATTGATGAAAAAGGTGATGACTGTTGCAATCGGAATTAAGAAGAATTTTAATCCGCTTAATGGTTTGGTAAGTAAATGTACTAGATGAGTATCACATTGAGTGTATTTCATTACATAAGCAAAACCCATACTAGAACAGATAGCCATAATTAATCCGCCAGATGTCATACTTTTGGCAAAAGCATCTAATGCGCCCATTGGATTAAGCGTCAGAATGGACATTATTAAACCCACACCAATCAAAACGGTTCGGGTTTCGGCTTTTTTAATCAGAAAATAAATTGTGGCAATAATGCCAACCACTGCAACGATGGATTTAAATAATTCCATTATATGTTCCTTTTAAGTTAATAAGAAAAAGTTGTATTGATGTCAAATGTGCCACATTCCATATTTTCACTGAAGCACAAAATAGGATTTTCACCCAACACAGTTGCCATTTCATTTTGTATATGAAGCGCAGAACCTTCAGGCAATGCATATACAAGTGCGGTTGGATTAACGAGTAAAAATTCTGCCAAACGTTCTTCTCTGCTTTCACCATTGTGGCCTTGCATTTTACCTGAAATAAAGTGCGGATTAATTTGATGAGGAAAAAGCTGTAATGCTTGAAATGAAGGAGGATAAGTAATCGGCATATCATTAGTTGTCATAATAGATGCGCCCGCTACATTGGCCCCAGCACTCCAACCCAAATAAGGCGTACCGCTATTTACTTTTTCACGAATGATATCAATCAAATTATGTTCATAAAGCTGTTTTAATAAACAAAATGTATTCCCGCCGCCAATAGCAATGACATCTGCTTGTTCAATAATATCTCGATGCTGTTTACCATGATGAACGGAAACAATATTCATCCTTAAATCAGAAAGTGCATTTTGCACAGTTTTTTCATATTCATCAAAAGTACGGCGTACTCCAGCATAAGGCACAAAAGCAATTGTTTTACCACGATAATCAGTCAGGAAATTTTGTAACCAAGGTATGGTGTGTTCAAGATAACCTGTATTCTTGTATTTTGAGCTACTGAGCAGTAACATGTTTTTCATTTCCTACTCCTTTTTAGAGGCATTTAGCAATACCGATATTACACTTAGAAAAGGTTAGTTTTCAAAGAAAAATTATTATTGTTTGACGGATATCAAAAAATAAACCGTATCAGGAGAAAACCATGTCAATTAATCTTAATCGTGTTCAAAATTTAATTGAAAAACTGGCTTTTATTTCATCAGCACCAAACGAGCTGACTCGCTTAGCTTTTACAGAGGAGGATGAAAAGGCCCATAATATGATTATTGAATTATGTAAAGAATATGATTTATCTATTCGTCGAGATTCAATTGGAAATCTTTTTATTCGTAAGGCAGGTAAAGAAGATTTTTTACCTGCAGTTGCATTCGGATCACATATTGATACTGTTGTAAATGCTGGTAAATTTGATGGTCCTTTGGGATCTGTTGCTGGGTTGGAAATTCTTTTGCAATTATGTGAACAGAATATTCAGACTCGTTATCCTTTAGAATTGATAATTTTTACTTGTGAAGAATCGAGTAGATTTAATTTTGCTACATTGGGTAGTAAAGTTATGTGCGGCATAGTAAATCAAGAAAAATTAAGTTCGTTACGTGATAAACAAGAAAAGAGTTTATCAGAAGCTATGGCTGAAGTAGGAATGAATTTTAATTTGGTTAATCAAGCAAAACGTGATGCAAAGGAATTTAAATGTTTTTTTGAACTTCATATAGAACAAGGCCCTCGTTTAGAGAATGAGGGAAAAACAATAGGTGTTGTGACAGGTATTGCTGCCCCGATTCGTGCAATTGTTAAAATTAAAGGACAAGCGGATCATTCAGGAGCAACAGCAATGCATTATCGTCATGATGCATTGTTAGGAGGAGCTGAGTTATCACTTGCTATTGAGCAAGCTGCTATTCAAGCTGGACATTCTACAGTAGCTACAGTAGGTAATATTACAGCTAAACCAGGAGTAATGAATGTTGTGCCAGGATATTGCGAATTATTAGTAGATATTCGAGGTACACATGTACAAGCTAGAGATTCTGTATTTGAATTATTACAAGAGGAAATTAGTAAAGTTTCAGAAAAAAGAGGATTATTAATTGAGTTACAACTTATTTCAAAAGATAATCCAATAGTATTACCTGAAAATATGGTAAACCAAATAGCTGAAACTGCACATTCCCTTGGTTATTCTTACGAAATAATGCCAAGTGGTGCTGGACATGATGCAATGCATATGGCAACACTTTGTCCGACAGGTATGATTTTTGTTCCATCTCATTTGGGAATTAGTCATAACCCTCTTGAATTTACTGATTGGAAAGATATAGAGGCAGGAATTAAAGTTTTACAAAAAGTTATATTAAAACAGGCTGAAGTTTGTTAATTGTTATAAAAACTCGTATAAATAATACGAGTTTTTTTATAAAGGCAACTCCGTTGTCGATTTTACTGTTTTTAATATGATTTCTGATTTTAATGTTTTAATGCCGATTGCATTTGTAAGATAAGTGTTTTTTATATGATTAAGTTCTTCAATATCTGAGACACAGAGCTTAAGTAAGAAGTCGT is drawn from Haemophilus parainfluenzae and contains these coding sequences:
- a CDS encoding M20 family metallo-hydrolase gives rise to the protein MNLDLNQLVKWRREFHRFPEIGWSEFWTTSRIADYLEGLGCFEIFLGKQIINPDFVRGRKKALVDKGLANAKAYGANEKWLEKMEGYTGCVALFDSGKPGKTIALRFDIDCVNVTETRSSEHIPNKEGFASINDGFMHACGHDSHITIGLGVALWIAQNKDKLTGKVKIVFQPAEEGVRGAAAIAQSGIIDDADYFASSHISFCANTGTVIANPRNFLSTTKIDIRYKGKPAHAGAAPHLGRNALLAAAHTVTQLHGIARHGEGMTRINVGVLKAGEGRNVIPSSAELQLEVRGENKAINEYMTEQVMQIAKGISISFDVAYETEIVGEAVDMNNDVELIKLIEEISLEQPQINNVNSDYAFNASEDATILGRRVQEHGGKAIYFILGADRTAGHHEAEFDFDENQLLTGVNIYTSLVQRLLS
- the pepE gene encoding dipeptidase PepE translates to MKNMLLLSSSKYKNTGYLEHTIPWLQNFLTDYRGKTIAFVPYAGVRRTFDEYEKTVQNALSDLRMNIVSVHHGKQHRDIIEQADVIAIGGGNTFCLLKQLYEHNLIDIIREKVNSGTPYLGWSAGANVAGASIMTTNDMPITYPPSFQALQLFPHQINPHFISGKMQGHNGESREERLAEFLLVNPTALVYALPEGSALHIQNEMATVLGENPILCFSENMECGTFDINTTFSY
- a CDS encoding class I SAM-dependent methyltransferase codes for the protein MAGEKIKIQLLAEEGKLSELTALCAPLGIEHCTESPLALVQTETHLALRKLDEPKLGDVFVDFVAGAMAHRRKFGGGRGEAIAKAVGIKGAELPSVIDATAGLGRDAFVLASIGCQVRLVERHPVVYLLLQDGLNRAYQDAEIGEMMQQNMRLLDVHHIAELDPQTESADVVYLDPMYPHKQKSALVKKEMRVFQHLVGADLDADELLTPALQLALKRVVVKRPDYAEFLAQKAPHVSRETKNHRFDIYMGEAQC
- the dcuC gene encoding C4-dicarboxylate transporter DcuC, whose translation is MELFKSIVAVVGIIATIYFLIKKAETRTVLIGVGLIMSILTLNPMGALDAFAKSMTSGGLIMAICSSMGFAYVMKYTQCDTHLVHLLTKPLSGLKFFLIPIATVITFFINIAIPSAAGCAAAVGATLIPVLKSAGVRPATAGAAILAGTFGSMMSPGSSHSAMISEMSGLTITQVNLSHAPYSMIAGAIGAVVLTILALVFKDYGEQHSKAYFAEQKESEIKVVEGVNVLYALAPLIPLVILVIGGTSLQQVPGLEWTKMGVPQAMLIGAIYGIIVTRISPVKITEEFFNGMGNSYANVLGIIIAASVFVAGLKSTGAVDAAISFLKESNEFVRWGATIGPFLMGLITGSGDAAAIAFNTAVTPHAVELGYTHVNLGMAAAIAGAIGRTASPIAGVTIVCAGLAMVSPVEMVKRTAPGMILAVLFLALFML
- a CDS encoding SoxR reducing system RseC family protein gives rise to the protein MLKESAIVMSYDAETGLAKVKCQSQSACGACSAREACGTASLSELNGKRGEHIFTLETITPLRTGQMVEIGLEEKSMLFSALLMYIVPLFTLLIATLLSNYISENELIRAILIFMLTALSFVMVKRYTRKLGQQTEFQPVLLRVLS
- a CDS encoding Zn-dependent hydrolase; this translates as MSINLNRVQNLIEKLAFISSAPNELTRLAFTEEDEKAHNMIIELCKEYDLSIRRDSIGNLFIRKAGKEDFLPAVAFGSHIDTVVNAGKFDGPLGSVAGLEILLQLCEQNIQTRYPLELIIFTCEESSRFNFATLGSKVMCGIVNQEKLSSLRDKQEKSLSEAMAEVGMNFNLVNQAKRDAKEFKCFFELHIEQGPRLENEGKTIGVVTGIAAPIRAIVKIKGQADHSGATAMHYRHDALLGGAELSLAIEQAAIQAGHSTVATVGNITAKPGVMNVVPGYCELLVDIRGTHVQARDSVFELLQEEISKVSEKRGLLIELQLISKDNPIVLPENMVNQIAETAHSLGYSYEIMPSGAGHDAMHMATLCPTGMIFVPSHLGISHNPLEFTDWKDIEAGIKVLQKVILKQAEVC